Sequence from the Phragmites australis chromosome 6, lpPhrAust1.1, whole genome shotgun sequence genome:
TGGACTCATAGCCATTGCTGCCGGCATCCATGGTAAAACGAACCAGCTGAGACTGCCGTGCTATATGCTGTTCATCAGCGCATGAGACTGGAGCAGAGTTCTCTCCATGTGATGAATGAAGGTCACTGCTATTCTCGCTGGCTCTGGTGAACTGAATAAGACAAGATGGTTGCTGTACAGGATCAGGTATTCCACAAGAGCCAGCTGacagaagagagagagcacgctGAAGATCCGGTGCTCCATCGAATTTTGAAGCAGTTAAAGATGTGTCCGGACCTGCAGATCCAATTGTTCAAAGCATGTTATTTTCCCACTGAAGTCAGGGCAGCAAAAACATCCAGATAGAGATGTCTTTGGAATGGCAAATGAAATCATGTGGCTTATATGCATTTGAGACTTATATGCATTTGAGATGTATTTCGATGAACTAGCATGGGAAATGAGCAGGTACTGCCAACAGTTGTAGTGCGTGCATATTTTCTGCAAAATTAACTAGTTCCTCAGTATTTATGAGCTTGGAGCCTTGGAGAAAAGACATCCAATGTGATGCTTTAGATTTCCTAAGTTGATTTCTGCATATTATTGTAACTGTTGCCCCAACATTGTTTTGTCAGATATGGGCCATTTCTCAATCCAAAAGGTCTATGGCTATCTGGTACCACACAACATGCATTATATAGCTACACTCTACAACACTATCAAACATAATTTTATATGATGTTGTATAACATTGTGGTATAAGAATAAGGATTGCTACTTCTGATGCTCTGACTTGTTAGTTGTCACTCACGCATGGATCCATATATATCAGGCTATCAGACATACTAAACCCAAGCATCCAAAACAACATATGTGCaagttgttaaaaaaaaagacctGTTGTAGTGTTGTCTTAGTCATATGTTGTAAGAAGACTGAAGCTTATATGCTAGGATAGACAACAAGGACTAGTTTGTGTATTAGTGATCAAAAACTTTAATCACCTACTAAACAAACCAAAAGTATTACCACATAGGATActgggaaaaaaagaaatttctTGTTTCCTTGAGATTCAACGTCCTCATCAGCAATGATAAAAGTTCCATAGTACTCTACTTTTCTTAAATCTAATGCAATCAAGTGTTGCGAACTTGGGATCCTAGACTCACAATCGACAAATACATCTGACAGCCTAGTTAGAATAGTTTATTTCTTGcaatgtatttttatttttctctcttggAGTAGCATTTACAGATAAAAGAATCCTGCATCCTCCAATTAACATCCAAGAGCCCATTATGAAGAGAGTGATGACAACACATTCTTTGTTCCACCATACGCTCTAGTGAAGATAGGCCAAATCCTATGAGAAACTATAAACTTCGACAACACGAATTCACATTAGTCCTGAAACCATCAGCTTCCCATCACTGAAAGACTTCGTAGAGACGAGGGAATGGTCAAAAGGTTCCTTTCTACATGCTAATTGTCCAATATTGTTATGTACCCCTTAATGCACTGGACCACTTAACAAAGAAAATAACAGCTTCGTACACGATAACTAagaatattgtttggaaaaTCATACCTTCCGGCAACAGCTCGTATTTGCCATGGCTAAGTGTTGGAATCACATTCGACAGGTGAGATTTATCCAAATGAACTTGTCCAATGATTGTCCCAACTTTTGTCGAtatctctcttgtttctttcacATGTGGGAGCTTGAAGTCAGATGAACTATCCCATGGAGAAGTGAAAGGTCTTACATGGCTAAGAGGAGCTCTGTTCCAGACAAAACTTATTTGCCGCCTATCATCTGCAGTTGCAGATAAGTTTGGTGATAAGAACATTGGATTCCATAAAACGGAGGTGAGatagtagaaaaaatataaCTGAAACTTGATCATTCTATATGTTGCATAATACAAAACATATAATGGTGTTCTCAACTCTCACACCTTGTTCATATTTCATAACTTCATTTTTATTTCCATCAAGAAACTCAATACATAGGCTATTATCAAGCATACAAGATCGGAAAGCTCAGTGTCATTTATTTGTAAACTTTTTTATCTTACAGAATAAGCTTTAATAATCTAATTGTACACTTTACTTGCAGAGAACTTGCAGAGAAATTAAAATCTGAATCTTCCCAGAAATAGCATGGTGGCATAGTATTTGTTTGTTATATACCAATTTAAGAGATGAACAAATTACCAAATAATGATGATGGTATCCTTGCAGAGGAAAAGGCGAACGCATCTGGCTGAGGCTTTCGTCGACGGGCATTGTGATCAGACAGACGCCTCCTGCAGCTCCTCTTCTTCTGATCAAACTCCGACAGCGCATGGAACCTTGATTGCCAAAACCCAAGCAATCAGCAAAAAGCACACACACATTCTTGGAGCCacttatcattaattaccatcTAAAAGTCATATAGAAGAGAAGTCACAGTAATTGAATCACAGTAGACACCACCAAAACAAAGCTTCATCCCAAAAATATACAAGAGCCATACCAAAACTGGAAAGTGGAAACAAGCATCGCACAGCCATTTACCCATGCGTACGATTCTCCACACGTACACAATACTAATTGTGGAAAGGTAACATCTTTCCTTCCCAGATTAGAAAAAAACGCAGCTCCGTACCAAAACCACAGCCGCACACGCAGTCTTACACTCTTACACGCCGTACTGCACATCATAGCCACAAAACTAAGAGAAGCACCAAGGTTTAATCGAAAGACGAACGGTGGACAAGTAAAAAACAAGCTTACGCAAATTAATCAACTAATCACGCAATTATAGCATAATAACGCGACGCATCCATGCAGAAAGTAATCAAAGAAAGAAAGACGCAAGCTTGCGGAAAGCACTCGCATATAGGTGCAAGATTGCAGCTTTGCATAGGCCAATCAGCTTGACCGAAGCCAGAGCAGGGCTCCGGCGAGCAACCGAATGCAAGAGCACGACACCGGCGACAAAACCAACCGGCTGCACTGCTGGCAGAAGCGGCGCTCCtggccggcgacgacgacgcgTGGGCACTTGGTGTGGGCCTCGCAGACGCGGTGCTTCCGGTGGTACTCCTTGGCGGAGGCGAGCTCCACCCCGCACCCCTCGACCTGGCACCTCACCTCCCCTCCTACACCCTCCTCTCCCTTGGCACGCTTCCGCTCCCGCTCCTTGCTGCCCCGCCGTGCCGGCACCTCGCCGGAGGAGCCTGAGGCCGCGGCAGCAGCGGCGTCGCCCCAGTCCCAGAGGAgcggaggtgaggaggaggaggcggcgggcttCGGGACCGTCCACTCCATGCCGGGCGCCGATTTGGGTTGGTCAATTCAGGATTTGGGGATcgaagagagaggggagaagaGGTGAACAGTGTGGActgtggagaagaagagatgggGGAAGAGAATTTGGAATAGGAAAAGGTaagctttttttttatatatttgggtcttcttttcttttttctttttgcacatAAAATAGCTTTTCTGTtcatgtttttctctttttgtgtgcttttcttGCAATGGTTTCTCCTTTTCGTGTATGGGTTCATCTAAAAGTGGGTATTTTCATACAAGGTTTTCGCCTTAAGGCTAATTTGGAAGGTAGGACTCATAAAAGAACGTAGGAGAATGTGAATTGATTGGTGTACAATCATCGTGAAACTCATGCGTTCTAAATACTGTCTAAAATACTTGTTGCATCTgttttaaacaaaaaaaatgaaatgagaTAAATAGGTTTACAAGATAACTAAAATTAGGCGAGGAATCACTCGTATGCATAAAAGAAGcaatatagaaataaaatgaagaagaaacaaacaaaaagaagGTTAACGTTGGTGCAATTCTTTCATTTCGCTGTAGCTGCATATTTTTTTCCTCAACTGATAACTAAAAAAATGGTTACTTAGCTACTAAGAGCCTGTATAATTGGATGGTCAGAGGAGGTGTTTATATGGGAAAGATAAGTTTTTTTATCTCACCTGTATCGACGCGCATGTACTTAGACAGAGACTGATGTACTTACTTAAATATTGCTACTCATATTAGTGTTAGCAAGATAGTTAATCATGTTTGATCACATATAATCTTTATTTGCATTAgacattataatttttatataaatatttaacacTCTATTTTATTAAGCATCTAGTGTTATTCATGCTCTAATAATACTAATTGTTGTCCTAAGCTGCTAGTGGGGCACTTAATTGATTAAATTTGTTTAGTTGAGACGTGAGGTGCTGTGGAAGTGTGGAGTGCTGCATCTTTTTCTGCATAAAGAAACGGAGAGGTCAGAGGTCGTTTTCCAACCTCCTTTTATTTATTTGCCTTCTTCAAATTATTATTTTCATTCCTTTTTTATTGATGGAAAAAGATGGGTGATGGTATGGATGATGCGATATCGAGGTGCCTGTGACTCCTGACTCTACCCCCATTTTATTCACGAGCTAGCTATTCGCGTTACCTTGTCGCTCACtgcattttttttcaatatcatgGGGTTTATGCAAAAAAAGTCAATGTGACAGTCTGACTAATGGTGCCGCACGACGAAAATGGGCGATGTAAGTGTGCAATTTCGTTCTCATATGAAACGCTGATATATTAAATGCCTGTGTTTTGACATGAGTTCTATGTTAGTCTTGTAGAAGTTTCAAATAAATAGAGTAACAAGGAATCTTACGGGAAAGATTACTATACACATAAGGAGGAAGAGAAGTTTCTGCGTTCTTAACAGACCCAAATATATGGCATTGTTCAATTGTAGGTTAGAAGCCAAAATTCAATATTCCAGGGAACAAGCAGGATTTCTCCGTGAACCTGCCGCAAACCACAGGATCCATGCTAAGAATTTGTCGGCAAATTACTACCCAACATCAAATAGGTAGGCGAAGGAATTATTTATATGTTAGTTATATGCTTATACGTCGCAACgagaaataaatattttttaatgatatAGCATGTGTTGCTGTCAACTTAATTAGCACAGTGATAATACCATAACTCACATTGACCATACTAGGAATATTCCTCTATAGGCTTGTACCGCTACAGTTGAGGATTGCAAGATAAGAGGAGGGGTGCAAAGGTTGGTTGACAAGTGTTAGTGGAGGGCGGCGATGCATGGTGGGAGAGTGGTAACGTCCTCAAAACCCTAGCCTGTGTAGAACCTCTCTCGATCCAGGACAGGTCGACGCCTCACCAGATCCGCTTGAGGAATGGAAGGATGAAGGGTGACAATATGAGGGATATTTTGCAGGAAAGGACACTTCAAGCGGAGGTGTTCACAAAAACATGTTTGTGCCGAGGGACGAAGCATGCCCTTTAGATCGTGAATGATTGGTGCTAGTTAAATACCCATACATTATAACGAGAGCTAAAATTTTTTATGAGATAATATAGGTTGTCTGGTGAGAGACATATAAAGTAGTATTCAATTTCCGAGACCAACTAATTGGCCGATTAATCCAATCAAAACTTGTTGGCCCATCTAAGTTAGTAAGTTGGTAAAAAATGATATAGCATTTACATTACTTGGATTCAAGGAGTGAACATTGAATCTATATGCTTTGAACAATATCATAGTAATCCCCCTCTGAAAAAACATCTATTAAAGTATCACTTCCGTTAATGCAGTAATTAACAAGCAATTAACAATGATCAATTCTATTGAAATCCCATAACTAAGGAGATGTTATACACAATATATACTTTACCATTTCCAAATACTACCTTCAATACCTAAAATCCTTCATAGCCTTACAAGTAGATAATACAAAAGAAAGGTGGATCAAGATGCCTACTTTGTAGCCTCGTAGATGACGATTtcccaaaataaaaaaatatgaactcATATGATGGAGCAAAATGTATACCTACAAAGGATCTCAGACAAAAGTTTGGTCCTGCTGCAacataataaacatgattcccaTTCCTAATTGCTATGTAAATGACCAAAAGCACAAGATCAAACTGAAGATTGAAACAAACTTCACCTTGCCAAAAATCTCCATATCAGATTAGGAAATATTTTATTACAACTTGAGATCAGAGTAGAAATATATTTCCGCGAAACCATTAGAAGAGGCAAGCTGAAGATCAAGTGAGTGACCTGTCCAAAAATCCGCATATCAGATTAAGAAACATTTTGTTACAACTTGAGACAAACCATTAGAAGAGACATGTTCCATTTGCAAAAGACAAagtaaagtttaaaaataacaGCCCAAAGATAACAGAAAGATTGCATGCTACATTATCTATAAGAGTCCATTGAatttgattaataat
This genomic interval carries:
- the LOC133922582 gene encoding squamosa promoter-binding-like protein 4 yields the protein MEWTVPKPAASSSSPPLLWDWGDAAAAAASGSSGEVPARRGSKERERKRAKGEEGVGGEVRCQVEGCGVELASAKEYHRKHRVCEAHTKCPRVVVAGQERRFCQQCSRFHALSEFDQKKRSCRRRLSDHNARRRKPQPDAFAFSSARIPSSLFDDRRQISFVWNRAPLSHVRPFTSPWDSSSDFKLPHVKETREISTKVGTIIGQVHLDKSHLSNVIPTLSHGKYELLPEGPDTSLTASKFDGAPDLQRALSLLSAGSCGIPDPVQQPSCLIQFTRASENSSDLHSSHGENSAPVSCADEQHIARQSQLVRFTMDAGSNGYESTYFGSNQIN